In Phalacrocorax carbo chromosome 1, bPhaCar2.1, whole genome shotgun sequence, the genomic stretch ccgcaggcccccttggccccaggggcctggtgctggctcagggtcacctcgctgccccccagcacccccagggcctctcagcagagccgctctccagcagggcccccccagcctgtgctggtgcggggggctgttcctccccaggggcaggaccctgcactggctcttgctgaattccccgaggttcccctgggcccagctctccagcctggccaggactcgctgggtgccagcacagccttcgggtgcatcagccgcccctcccagcttgggatcatcagtgaacttgctgaggttacgctctgtcccatcatccaggtcactgatgaatgtGTTGACCAggcctggccccagcacagacccctggggagcaccaccagtgacaggcctccagccaggctctgccccgttgatcacgaccctctgagttctgttgttgagccagttctgtGTCcgcctcactgtcctctcatcccaCCCGCACtgccttagcttgcctgtgaggaggctatgggagacagtgtcgaatgccttactgaagccaagatagacaacatccactgctctcccttcatcagcCCAGCCTGTcacgccatcgtagaaggctgtcaggttggtcaagcatgatcttcccttggtgaatccatgttgactgtttctgacaACCTTCTTTGCCTccacatgcctggagatgacctccaggatgaactgctccgtcacctttccggggatggaggtgaggctgactggcctagagttccccaggtcctccttcttgcggtttttgaagattggagtgacatttgctttcctccagtcctcgggcacctctcctgtcctccatgacctttcatagatgatggagagtggctcacACTCTCCAACACCCACCATGCCCCCCACAACAGGCATCCAGCactctccctgcccctcccatgGGTGCTGGCACTATCACTGCTGGCAAAAGCTGTGCGATGGCACAGGGAAGGGCACAGGGTAGAAATCCAAGGCAGGGCTGTTGCAGAGCTGAGACCCAGCCTGGGTACTGGAAGTGCTTCCAGTTTGGGACATTTTGGGCTGGAAATCCCTATTGAACCCCACAACCATCCCCTCCTGCTTATCTCTGGGAGTGCAGATGAAGACAAGCACTTTGGCCAGGACAACAAACGCCGCTGAATTTAATTTCCCAACAACATAAGCATGGATTTAATGGCACATTCACCCacttgaataaaaaaatacacaaaaagagGGTCAAACAGCAGAGTTGCCCCATTTGTGggtgctggcagtgctggtccCTGGTGATTTCAGTCCCCAGCAGGGGAGGGGTGGGCTTGGTGTGATCCAGACGCCCGGTGCGGCTCCTTACTACGTTGCCGCTGTGCCATGCACTCGCCAAAAGCCCGGACCTGGGCTTGGCAGTGCCGCCAGTCCTGCCGTGCTGCCATGCACTCCTGCAGCTCCCGGTGCTGCGCCATGCAGCCTGTCCGTGAGATCATGGCATCCACTGGG encodes the following:
- the LOC104052205 gene encoding cytochrome c oxidase assembly factor 4 homolog, mitochondrial is translated as MARPGHARNRPSLEEDEDEEAEDPVDAMISRTGCMAQHRELQECMAARQDWRHCQAQVRAFGECMAQRQRSKEPHRASGSHQAHPSPAGD